One window from the genome of Corynebacterium sp. SCR221107 encodes:
- the rarD gene encoding EamA family transporter RarD: MTYGILAYLLWGLFPAYFPLLIPTAPVEIIAHRLVWTGVFMAIVMTVTKQWGHLRRANAKTWARVTVASVLIAANWLIYVIAVNSGHVADAALGYFINPLVSVMLGVVFLHERLRKLQTASVIIATIAVLVLTIVGGHPPIMGLGLAFSFGLYGLVKKGLDLPATASLAGETLVLLPVALGYIIYLEVQGTGTFTSEGPGHAALLISAGLVTAVPLLFFGMATKLIPLSTIGMLQYMTPTIQMLWAVFVKDEHLEPIRWIGFIIIWISVVVYLYDMLKHTWSTRRRIDVDPE, encoded by the coding sequence GTGACGTACGGAATCTTGGCCTATCTCCTATGGGGACTCTTCCCCGCTTATTTCCCGCTCCTCATACCGACAGCACCGGTGGAGATCATCGCCCACCGCCTCGTGTGGACGGGCGTATTTATGGCGATTGTCATGACTGTCACCAAGCAGTGGGGCCACCTGCGTCGGGCTAATGCGAAAACGTGGGCGCGGGTCACGGTGGCATCGGTTCTCATCGCAGCCAACTGGCTAATCTACGTCATCGCGGTCAACTCGGGACACGTGGCCGACGCCGCCCTAGGCTATTTCATCAATCCCTTAGTCAGCGTGATGCTCGGCGTGGTATTCCTGCACGAACGGCTGCGTAAGTTGCAGACCGCCTCGGTCATCATCGCGACCATCGCGGTTCTCGTCTTGACCATCGTTGGTGGGCACCCGCCCATTATGGGACTGGGTTTGGCTTTTTCTTTTGGCCTGTACGGACTGGTGAAAAAGGGACTCGACCTGCCAGCCACGGCCTCGCTGGCAGGCGAGACCCTCGTTTTGCTTCCCGTGGCCTTGGGTTACATCATCTACCTAGAGGTCCAAGGCACCGGCACGTTTACCTCGGAGGGCCCGGGGCACGCGGCGCTGCTTATCTCCGCCGGCTTGGTAACAGCAGTCCCGCTGCTGTTTTTCGGCATGGCCACAAAGCTCATCCCACTGTCAACCATCGGCATGCTCCAGTACATGACTCCAACCATCCAGATGTTGTGGGCCGTGTTTGTGAAAGATGAACACCTCGAGCCGATCCGGTGGATCGGCTTCATCATCATCTGGATTTCGGTTGTCGTCTACCTTTACGACATGCTCAAACACACTTGGTCCACCCGTCGCCGCATCGACGTCGATCCCGAATAA
- a CDS encoding RluA family pseudouridine synthase: MRENKNLIVPEGLEGMRVDAALSKLFGISRTVAAELATGGDVLVDGRTVGKSDRLVANAWLDVTLPAPQEPLLPKEEPVEGMEILYADDDVIAVDKPVGVAAHPTVGWEGPTVIGGLAAAGFRISTSGPPERKGIVQRLDVGTSGVMVVAASERGYSVLKRAFKERTVTKTYHALVQGHMDPLQGTIEAPIGRHPSSGWKFAVTSEGKHAVTHYETLEAFAEASLLEVHLETGRTHQIRVHMSAVHHPCCGDPMYGSDPTLSERLGLIRQWLHAVSLGFQHPADGRWMEITSPYPADLQHALDVLRAE, encoded by the coding sequence ATGCGTGAGAATAAGAACCTCATCGTCCCTGAAGGTTTGGAGGGCATGCGTGTCGACGCCGCCTTGTCCAAATTGTTCGGCATTTCCCGCACCGTTGCGGCCGAGCTGGCAACGGGCGGCGATGTGCTTGTCGACGGCCGTACGGTGGGCAAGTCCGATCGCCTTGTGGCCAACGCCTGGTTAGACGTGACCTTGCCCGCACCACAGGAGCCTCTGCTGCCCAAAGAAGAACCGGTCGAGGGCATGGAGATCCTCTACGCCGATGACGACGTCATCGCTGTCGATAAGCCAGTAGGTGTCGCCGCCCACCCGACTGTCGGCTGGGAGGGCCCGACCGTCATCGGGGGGCTTGCGGCAGCGGGCTTTAGGATTTCCACATCTGGACCGCCCGAGCGCAAAGGAATCGTGCAACGCCTCGACGTGGGCACCAGTGGCGTCATGGTGGTGGCCGCAAGCGAACGCGGTTATAGCGTGCTCAAGCGCGCCTTTAAGGAGCGCACGGTGACAAAGACCTACCATGCGCTCGTGCAAGGACACATGGACCCCCTGCAAGGCACCATTGAAGCACCCATCGGGCGACACCCCTCCTCCGGATGGAAGTTCGCGGTGACCAGCGAAGGCAAGCACGCCGTAACCCACTACGAGACCCTCGAGGCCTTCGCTGAGGCCTCCTTGCTGGAAGTCCACCTAGAAACTGGGCGTACCCACCAAATCCGCGTGCACATGTCGGCCGTACACCACCCGTGCTGTGGGGATCCCATGTACGGATCGGATCCGACGCTGTCCGAGCGCCTTGGGCTCATCCGTCAGTGGCTGCACGCGGTGTCCTTGGGCTTCCAGCATCCCGCCGATGGGCGGTGGATGGAGATCACCTCCCCGTATCCGGCCGACCTCCAGCATGCGCTCGACGTCTTGCGCGCGGAGTAA
- the lspA gene encoding signal peptidase II, whose product MAFIAVFVAALDQAVKTWMLHLLSDGPIFLIGDWFRLRLLFNSGAAFSMGEGSTWVFTTIQLAFVIGIAVYSRKVADAWSAVGLALVAGGAAGNLIDRLLREPGFYFGHVVDFISVGNFAVFNIADAAISCGVVVFLIGVFIDERQRAQSQRRSADSAPAQTQSGQEGAHA is encoded by the coding sequence ATGGCGTTTATTGCCGTTTTTGTCGCTGCGCTTGATCAGGCGGTGAAGACGTGGATGCTGCATCTTCTTTCCGACGGACCCATCTTCCTCATCGGTGACTGGTTCCGTTTGCGGTTGCTGTTTAATTCTGGCGCGGCCTTTTCCATGGGGGAGGGCTCGACCTGGGTCTTTACCACCATCCAGCTCGCCTTTGTCATTGGCATTGCGGTGTATTCCCGCAAGGTGGCCGATGCCTGGTCGGCGGTGGGTCTTGCCTTGGTAGCAGGAGGTGCCGCCGGCAACCTCATCGATCGTCTGCTGAGGGAACCAGGTTTTTATTTCGGACACGTGGTTGACTTCATTTCAGTGGGCAACTTCGCCGTGTTTAATATCGCCGACGCCGCGATTTCCTGTGGCGTAGTGGTCTTCCTCATCGGTGTGTTTATCGACGAACGCCAGCGGGCGCAGTCGCAGCGGCGCAGCGCCGATTCAGCCCCAGCACAAACGCAGTCGGGTCAGGAGGGTGCGCATGCGTGA
- a CDS encoding DUF6263 family protein → MTDAATKPAKIRLVALAAATALAATGLVACSSDSSDSSSDTQVEQAMGATVDAPRVVVVDPGTNPQVLSYKDLGEENADEDASPQEITLALADGFTQQIVAADQVDVQAPAGGTVTTLTAPVKVESVKAQADSATGATRSVSITVNDPKIDNLDQADDVSSASGFRVGWFAQDSGQVTSVNYAAPTQATDTGRALVEGYFTSLVPQAVVFPTDPVGVGGTWTVDVRVASDTTMLRTTTYTVTAIDGDKVSLNVDVAQRPVLGAISAELSDGTHTLNVLNSNTTTQGAIVVDLNQPLPVSGQVAFTTRVIYGEDTTQTRVVQDTTTAVTFGEAS, encoded by the coding sequence GTGACTGATGCCGCTACTAAGCCCGCAAAGATTCGCCTCGTCGCGCTGGCTGCCGCCACCGCGTTGGCCGCGACAGGTCTTGTCGCCTGTTCGAGTGATTCCTCCGACTCCAGCTCCGATACCCAGGTCGAACAAGCCATGGGCGCAACCGTTGATGCACCCCGTGTTGTGGTGGTCGACCCCGGGACAAACCCCCAGGTTCTTTCCTACAAGGACCTCGGCGAAGAAAACGCAGATGAGGATGCTTCCCCACAGGAGATAACGCTTGCGCTCGCGGATGGTTTCACCCAGCAGATCGTGGCCGCCGATCAGGTCGATGTCCAAGCACCGGCCGGCGGCACGGTAACTACACTGACAGCACCGGTGAAGGTAGAAAGCGTCAAGGCACAAGCGGATTCCGCCACGGGCGCGACGCGCTCGGTTTCTATTACGGTCAATGATCCAAAGATCGACAATCTGGACCAGGCAGACGATGTGTCTTCTGCTTCAGGTTTCCGCGTGGGGTGGTTCGCCCAGGATTCCGGCCAGGTAACCTCGGTCAATTATGCCGCCCCGACGCAGGCCACGGACACCGGTCGTGCGCTCGTAGAAGGCTACTTTACCTCGCTGGTACCCCAGGCTGTCGTCTTCCCCACCGACCCGGTGGGTGTCGGCGGGACATGGACGGTGGACGTGAGAGTCGCAAGCGATACTACGATGCTGCGGACCACTACCTACACCGTCACCGCTATCGACGGCGACAAGGTTTCCTTGAACGTCGATGTTGCACAGCGACCCGTCCTCGGCGCAATTTCCGCCGAGCTTTCCGACGGGACCCACACCCTCAACGTGCTTAATTCCAACACCACGACCCAAGGGGCGATCGTGGTCGATCTCAACCAGCCGCTGCCGGTATCAGGCCAAGTCGCGTTCACAACCCGCGTAATCTACGGTGAGGACACGACCCAGACCCGGGTGGTCCAAGACACCACCACCGCCGTTACTTTCGGCGAGGCCAGCTAA
- a CDS encoding asparaginase, with amino-acid sequence MTHTSETGKKVVVLTTGGTISCTADANGALVPTVSGQELIAPVAERFEGALDIEVREIDLLDSSSMTFADIDRIAEAAFAALEDPEVVGVVITHGTDSMEETAVALDTFHVDDRPIVLTGAQKPHGHPEADGPNNLFEAVMIASDTSARGIGVLVVFGHAVIPARGCVKWHTSDDLAFATNGPEEPLRADPVKYRPLAGTRIDIIPGYPGAPATFVDAAIEAGTQGLVVEGMGAGNVGSELGAALGRALDSGIPVVMSTRVPRGEVAGVYGGAGGGATLAAKGAIGSTYFRAGQARVLLAIAVATGVHPATLF; translated from the coding sequence ATGACGCACACCTCTGAGACCGGTAAGAAAGTTGTTGTTTTAACCACCGGCGGCACCATCTCGTGTACCGCTGATGCCAACGGAGCTTTGGTGCCCACCGTTTCCGGGCAGGAGCTGATCGCGCCGGTCGCCGAGCGTTTCGAGGGCGCACTCGACATTGAGGTCCGCGAGATCGACCTGTTGGATTCTTCCTCCATGACCTTTGCCGATATCGACCGCATCGCGGAGGCCGCATTCGCCGCCTTGGAGGATCCAGAGGTCGTGGGGGTGGTAATCACGCATGGTACCGATTCCATGGAGGAAACCGCGGTCGCGCTGGACACCTTCCACGTCGACGATCGCCCCATCGTGCTCACCGGCGCACAAAAGCCACACGGCCACCCCGAGGCCGACGGTCCCAACAACCTTTTCGAGGCCGTCATGATCGCCTCCGACACCTCCGCCCGCGGTATCGGCGTGTTGGTCGTCTTCGGTCATGCCGTCATTCCGGCGCGCGGCTGCGTCAAGTGGCACACCAGCGATGACCTCGCCTTTGCCACCAACGGCCCCGAGGAGCCGCTGCGCGCCGACCCGGTGAAGTATCGGCCACTGGCAGGCACCCGCATCGATATCATTCCCGGCTACCCCGGCGCTCCCGCAACCTTCGTCGACGCGGCGATCGAGGCCGGCACGCAGGGGCTCGTCGTCGAGGGCATGGGCGCGGGCAACGTGGGCAGCGAGCTCGGCGCCGCGCTCGGTCGCGCGCTCGACTCCGGAATCCCGGTGGTCATGAGCACCCGCGTTCCCCGCGGCGAGGTCGCGGGCGTCTACGGCGGCGCGGGCGGAGGCGCCACGCTGGCGGCCAAGGGCGCGATCGGCTCGACCTACTTCCGCGCCGGTCAGGCCCGCGTCTTGCTCGCCATCGCCGTGGCCACGGGCGTGCACCCGGCCACGCTGTTCTAG